One window from the genome of Pseudomonadota bacterium encodes:
- a CDS encoding carbon-nitrogen hydrolase family protein, with the protein MAKEKIRVAALQCGMRRVASAEEFEKRLDDFTAAAAGDGTDFILYPELLTLCLLSAAEKKLSLAEGVAALSDYTPRWQEFLKNLAAKHNINIIGGSHLHKDAEGAVRNSCYIALRDGGFVTQDKLHPTPNEAGCWHLQGGDTLRVIKTDCGPIGVLICYDSEFPEAARKLADDGAEILFVPFCTDERQGYYRVRYCCHARTVENQYYVVAAGGTGYLENVENADHHYAESCILTPCDYGFAKDGIAAIAAAEEEALIAADLDIPALHKARTSGTVQNLKDRRTDLYDMSWK; encoded by the coding sequence ATGGCGAAAGAAAAGATTCGCGTGGCGGCATTGCAATGCGGGATGCGGCGCGTGGCCTCGGCAGAGGAATTTGAAAAGCGGCTGGATGATTTTACCGCGGCGGCGGCGGGAGACGGTACGGATTTTATTCTTTACCCGGAATTGCTGACCTTGTGTCTGTTATCGGCGGCGGAGAAAAAACTGAGCCTTGCCGAAGGTGTTGCGGCGCTGAGCGATTATACGCCGCGCTGGCAGGAATTTTTAAAAAATCTGGCGGCAAAACATAACATCAATATTATCGGCGGCTCGCATCTGCATAAAGATGCGGAAGGTGCGGTGCGTAACAGCTGTTATATCGCTTTGCGGGATGGCGGCTTTGTCACGCAGGACAAGTTGCACCCGACCCCGAATGAAGCCGGATGCTGGCATTTGCAGGGCGGCGATACGCTCCGCGTGATTAAGACGGATTGCGGCCCGATCGGCGTGCTGATCTGTTATGATTCCGAATTCCCCGAAGCGGCGCGAAAACTGGCCGATGACGGCGCGGAGATTTTATTCGTGCCGTTCTGCACGGATGAGCGCCAGGGCTATTACCGTGTGCGTTATTGCTGCCATGCGCGGACGGTGGAAAACCAGTATTACGTTGTGGCGGCGGGCGGCACAGGATATTTGGAGAATGTCGAAAATGCCGATCATCACTATGCTGAAAGCTGTATTTTAACGCCTTGTGATTACGGTTTTGCAAAAGACGGTATCGCGGCAATCGCCGCTGCGGAGGAGGAAGCCCTGATTGCTGCCGATCTGGATATTCCTGCGCTGCATAAGGCGCGCACAAGCGGCACGGTGCAAAATTTAAAAGACCGCCGCACAGATCTTTATGACATGTCGTGGAAATAA
- a CDS encoding acyl-CoA dehydrogenase codes for MNVPFQNGPNQGKDVFIPLDNIIGGKERAGQGWKMLMESLAIGRSISLPAQSTSGAKMATRLTSAYGRVRRQFNMPVGKFEGVEEVMARMAGTTYMMDAARTATVQMVDRKERPAIPSAIVKYHLTEKMRKTVNDAMDIHGGKAVSEGPSNLLAEAYKGIPIAITVEGANIMTRNLIIFGQGMVRSHPYMLKEIQAAEDNDEKALTKHLVGHILNSVINAGRSMWLGVTNGRLTRTPTKDKNTKRYYQKINKLSAQFNLLSNVSAGVLGGSLKRKERVTARLGDVLSNMYIASATLRHFEAQGSNKEDIPLMKWAAEQSLHDAEKAMNDLLDNYPNKFVGGILKLMTAPLSVLPFFGRQSNKAPSDKLDHQVATLVSTPGPARDRLTGGIYLPTNEKEPLFILEDAFKKVVAAEPLEKKINEAVKEGKLDSKDLDKAVKAKILSKAEAQLIKDANAAREAVVAVDAFEDKGNQALRAKRAAEKQAASAPAASKAAAKKKKAPAKKK; via the coding sequence ATGAATGTGCCGTTCCAGAACGGCCCCAATCAGGGTAAAGACGTCTTTATCCCGCTGGATAACATTATCGGCGGTAAAGAGCGCGCCGGACAGGGCTGGAAAATGCTGATGGAATCACTGGCTATCGGCCGTTCCATTTCGCTTCCGGCACAATCGACTTCTGGTGCGAAAATGGCAACACGCCTGACCAGCGCCTATGGCCGCGTCCGCCGCCAGTTCAATATGCCGGTCGGTAAATTTGAAGGCGTCGAAGAAGTTATGGCACGCATGGCCGGTACGACCTATATGATGGATGCTGCCCGTACGGCAACCGTCCAGATGGTTGACCGTAAAGAGCGTCCCGCCATCCCGTCTGCCATCGTCAAATACCATCTGACGGAAAAAATGCGTAAAACCGTTAATGACGCCATGGATATTCACGGCGGTAAAGCTGTCAGTGAAGGCCCGAGCAACCTGCTGGCCGAAGCCTATAAAGGTATTCCGATCGCCATCACGGTTGAAGGCGCGAATATCATGACACGTAACCTGATCATCTTCGGTCAGGGCATGGTACGCTCGCATCCTTACATGCTGAAAGAAATTCAGGCCGCTGAAGACAATGACGAGAAAGCTCTGACCAAACATCTGGTCGGCCATATCCTCAACAGTGTCATCAATGCCGGACGCAGCATGTGGCTGGGCGTGACAAACGGACGCCTGACACGCACACCGACAAAAGATAAAAACACCAAGCGTTATTATCAGAAAATCAATAAATTGTCGGCACAGTTCAACCTGCTTTCCAACGTCTCCGCAGGCGTATTGGGCGGCAGCCTGAAACGGAAAGAGCGCGTGACGGCACGTCTTGGCGATGTCCTCAGCAACATGTATATCGCTTCCGCAACCCTGCGCCATTTCGAAGCGCAAGGCAGCAATAAGGAAGATATCCCGTTGATGAAATGGGCTGCCGAGCAGTCGCTGCATGATGCGGAAAAAGCCATGAATGACCTTCTGGATAACTACCCGAACAAATTTGTCGGCGGTATCCTGAAGCTGATGACGGCACCGCTCAGCGTTCTGCCCTTCTTCGGACGCCAAAGCAACAAAGCACCGTCCGACAAGCTGGACCATCAGGTTGCCACGCTGGTTTCCACACCGGGCCCGGCACGTGACCGTCTGACGGGTGGTATTTATCTGCCGACAAATGAAAAAGAGCCGCTCTTCATTCTTGAAGACGCGTTCAAAAAAGTCGTTGCGGCAGAACCGCTGGAAAAGAAAATCAACGAAGCCGTCAAAGAAGGCAAGCTGGACAGCAAAGATCTGGACAAGGCCGTTAAAGCCAAAATCCTGTCGAAAGCAGAAGCCCAGCTGATCAAAGACGCCAATGCCGCGCGCGAAGCCG